One Sphaeramia orbicularis chromosome 21, fSphaOr1.1, whole genome shotgun sequence DNA window includes the following coding sequences:
- the nr4a2a gene encoding nuclear receptor subfamily 4 group A member 2, which produces MPCVQAQYGSSPQGASPASQSYSYHTAGEYSCDFLTPEFVKFSMDLTNTEITATTSLPSFSTFMDNYNTAYDVKPPCLYQMPHSGEQSSIKVEDVQMHNYHQQSHLPPQSDEMMAHSGPMYFKPSSPHAPTTPNFQVQPNHMWEDPGSLHSFHQNYVAATSHMIDQRKNPVSRLSLFSFKQSPPGTPVSSCQMRFDGPLHVSMNHDNPGAHRGLDGQSFAVPSAIRKQAGLAFPHSLQLGHGHQLVDSQVPSPPSRGSPSNEGLCAVCGDNAACQHYGVRTCEGCKGFFKRTVQKNAKYVCLANKNCPVDKRRRNRCQFCRFQKCLVVGMVREVVRTDNLKGRRGRLPSKPKSPQEPSPPSPPVSLISALVRAHVDSNPSMSALDYSRFQANPDYQMTGDNTQHIQQFYDLLTGSMEIIRSWAEKIPGFSDLPKQDQDLLFESAFLELFVLRLAYRSNPVEGKLIFCNGVVLHRLQCVRGFGEWVDAIVEFSSNLQSMNIDISAFSCIAALAMVTERHGLKEPKRVEDLQNKIVNCLKDQVTFNGGGLNRPNYLSKLLGKLPELRTLCTQGLQRIFYLKLEDLVPPPAIIDKLFLDTLPF; this is translated from the exons ATGCCCTGCGTCCAGGCTCAGTATGGATCATCACCTCAAGGAGCTAGTCCTGCTTCCCAGAGCTACAGCTACCATACCGCAGGAGAATACAGCTGCGACTTCTTAACACCTGAGTTTGTGAAGTTTAGCATGGACTTGACCAACACTGAGATCACAGCTACCACTTCTCTCCCAAGTTTCAGTACATTCATGGACAACTATAACACCGCTTACGACGTTAAACCGCCCTGTCTGTATCAGATGCCGCATTCTGGAGAGCAGTCCTCTATCAAGGTGGAGGACGTCCAGATGCACAACTACCATCAGCAGAGCCACCTGCCTCCTCAGTCGGATGAAATGATGGCTCACTCTGGGCCTATGTACTTCAAACCCTCCTCTCCTCATGCCCCGACCACACCAAACTTCCAGGTTCAGCCCAATCACATGTGGGAGGATCCTGGATCTCTCCACAGTTTCCACCAGAACTATGTGGCGGCGACCTCTCACATGATCGACCAGCGCAAGAACCCGGTGTCGAGGCTTTCGCTGTTCTCCTTCAAGCAGTCCCCCCCCGGTACTCCGGTTTCCAGCTGTCAGATGCGGTTCGACGGCCCGCTCCACGTCTCCATGAACCACGACAACCCCGGCGCGCACCGCGGCCTGGATGGCCAGAGCTTCGCTGTGCCGAGCGCCATAAGGAAACAGGCTGGTCTGGCCTTTCCACACTCTCTGCAGCTCGGCCACGGGCACCAGCTGGTGGACAGCCAAGTGCCATCGCCCCCGTCTCGAGGATCTCCGTCAAACGAGGGTCTGTGCGCCGTATGTGGGGACAACGCAGCCTGCCAGCATTATGGAGTGAGAACCTGCGAGGGCTGCAAAGGATTTTTCAAG CGCACCgttcagaaaaatgcaaaatacgtgTGTTTAGCAAATAAAAACTGTCCTGTTGACAAACGCCGGAGAAATCGTTGCCAGTTCTGTCGTTTCCAGAAGTGCCTTGTCGTCGGAATGGTGAGAGAAG TTGTCCGAACGGATAATCTGAAAGGTCGACGAGGACGGCTACCCTCCAAACCCAAAAGCCCCCAGGAGCCCTCCCCACCCTCGCCGCCTGTGAGCCTCATAAGCGCACTGGTCAGGGCCCATGTGGACTCCAACCCCTCCATGTCTGCTTTGGATTATTCCAGA TTCCAGGCAAACCCTGACTACCAAATGACTGGAGACAACACGCAGCACATCCAGCAGTTCTATGATCTCCTGACGGGCTCCATGGAGATCATCCGGAGCTGGGCAGAGAAGATCCCTGGCTTTTCTGATCTGCCGAAGCAGGATCAAGATCTCCTGTTCGAATCAGCCTTCCTGGAACTTTTCGTCCTGCGACTGGCATACAG GTCCAATCCTGTGGAAGGCAAACTTATTTTTTGTAATGGCGTGGTGCTACACAGGCTACAATGCGTCCGCGGATTTGGAGAGTGGGTGGACGCAATCGTGGAGTTTTCTTCCAATTTGCAGAGCATGAACATAGACATCTCAGCTTTCTCCTGCATCGCAGCTCTGGCCATGGTaacag AGCGACATGGGCTTAAAGAACCCAAGAGGGTGGAGGATCTCCAAAACAAGATCGTCAACTGCCTCAAAGATCAAGTGACATTCAATGGGGGTGGATTGAATCGTCCCAACTACCTTTCAAAACTCTTGGGAAAGCTTCCTGAACTGCGCACACTATGTACCCAAGGTCTGCAGCGTATCTTTTACTTAAAACTAGAAGACCTAGTCCCTCCGCCAGCAATAATTGACAAACTTTTCCTCGACACCCTACCTTTCTGA